The following are from one region of the Cervus canadensis isolate Bull #8, Minnesota chromosome 21, ASM1932006v1, whole genome shotgun sequence genome:
- the PHC1 gene encoding polyhomeotic-like protein 1 isoform X2, with product METESEQNSNSTNGSSGSGGSSRPQIAQMSLYERQAVQALQALQRQPNAAQYFHQFMLQQQLSNAQLHSLAAVQQATIAASRQASSPNTSTAQQQTSTTQASINLATTSAAQLISRSQSVSSPSATTLTQSVLLGNTTSPPLNQSQAQMYLRLGNLLQVNRTLGRNVPLASQLILMPNGAVAAVQQEAPSAQSPGVHTDADQVQNLAVRNQQASAQGPQMQGSAQKAIPPGASPVSSLSQASSQALAVAQASSGASGQSLNLSQASGGSGTSIPGSMGPGGGGQAPGGLGQLPSSGMGGGGSCPRKGTGVVQPLPAAQAVTVSQGSQTEAESAAAKKAEADGAGQQNVGMNLTRTATPAPSQTLISSATYTQIQPHSLIQQQQQIHLQQKQVVIQQQIAIHHQQQFPHRQSQLLHTATHLQLAQQQQQQQQQATTLTAPQPPPGPPTQPVPPSPSQQPAQTLVVQPMLQSSPLSLPPDPAPKPPIPIQSKPPAAPLKPPQLGAAKMSAAQQPPPHIPVQVVGTRQPGTAQAQALGLAQLAAAVPTSRGMPGTVPPGQAHLASSPPSSQAPGALQECPPTLASGMTLAPVQGTAHVVKGGATTSSPVVAQVPAAFYMQSVHLPGKPQTLAVKRKAESEEERDDVSTLSSMIPVKTSPVVESPKAMEEKGSLGDKAEPVTSANANTLSSDIVALAPAPSAPPPSLAMVSRQMGDSKPPQAIVKPQILTHIIEGFVIQEGAEPFPVGCSQLLKESEKPLQTGLTTGLNENQSGGPLGGDSPSAELDKKANLLKCEYCGKYAPAEQFRGSKRFCSMTCAKRYNVSCSHQFRLKRKKMKEFQEANYARVRRRGPRRGSSDIARAKIQGKRHRGQEDSSRGSDNSSYDEALSPTSPGPLSVRAGHGERDLGNPNTAPPTPELHGINPVFLSSNPSRWSVEEVYEFIASLQGCQEIAEEFRSQEIDGQALLLLKEEHLMSAMNIKLGPALKICAKINVLKET from the exons gCTCTGCAGGCACTGCAGCGTCAGCCCAACGCGGCTCAGTATTTCCACCAGTTCATGCTCCAGCAGCAGCTCAGCAATGCCCAGCTGCATAGCCTGGCTGCCGTCCAGCAG GCCACAATTGCTGCCAGTCGGCAGGCCAGCTCCCCAAACACCAGCACTGCACAGCAGCAGACCTCCACCACCCAGGCCTCC ATCAATCTGGCCACCACGTCGGCCGCCCAGCTCATCAGCCGGTCCCAGAGTGTGAGCTCTCCCAGTGCTACCACTTTGACCCAATCTGTGCTACTGGGGaacaccacctccccacccctcaaccAGTCCCAGGCCCAGATGTATCTGCGG CTGGGAAACCTATTGCAGGTAAACCGGACCCTGGGCCGGAATGTGCCTCTAGCCTCCCAACTCATCCTGATGCCTAACGGGGCGGTGGCTGCAGTCCAGCAGGAGGCGCCATCTGCTCAGTCTCCTGGAGTCCACACAGATGCCGATCAG GTGCAGAACTTGGCCGTCAGGAACCAGCAGGCCTCCGCCCAAGGACCCCAAATGCAAGGCTCTGCTCAGAAGGCCATCCCTCCTGGGGCCTCCCCTGTCTCCAGCCTCTCCCAGGCTTCTAGCCAGGCCCTTGCGGTGGCTCAGGCTTCCTCTGGGGCCTCAGGCCAGTCCCTCAACCTTAGTCAAGCTAGTGGAGGCAGTGGGACTAGCATCCCAGGGTCCATGGGTCCTGGAGGAGGCGGCCAGGCTCCTGGGGGCTTGGGGCAGTTACCTTCCTCAGGAATGGGTGGTGGTGGGAGCTGCCCCAGGAAGGGCACTGGAGTGGTGCAGCCCTTGCCTGCAGCCCAGGCAGTGACTGTGAGTCAGGGCAGCCAGACAGAAGCAGAAAGTGCAGCGGCCaagaaagcagaagcagatggGGCTGGTCAGCAGAACGTGGGCATGAACCTCACCCGGACCGCCACTCCTGCTCCCAGCCAGACCCTCATTAGCTCAG CCACCTACACGCAGATCCAGCCCCACTCCCtgattcagcagcagcagcagatccaCCTCCAGCAGAAGCAGGTGGTGATCCAGCAGCAGATCGCcatccaccaccagcagcagTTCCCGCACCGCCAGTCCCAGCTTCTGCACACGGCCACGCACCTCCAGctggcccagcagcagcagcagcagcagcagcaggccaccACCCTCACTGCCCCGCAGCCTCCGCCGGGCCCCCCGACCCAGCCGGTCCCGCCGTCCCCGTCCCAGCAGCCAGCCCAGACCCTGGTCGTCCAGCCCATGCTGCAGTCTTCACCGCTGTCCCTGCCGCCAGACCCCGCCCCCAAGCCCCCCATCCCCATTCAGTCCAAACCACCGGCAGCCCCTCTCAAGCCCCCTCAGCTAGGGGCTGCCAAGATGTCCGCTgcccagcagcccccaccccacatccCCGTGCAAGTGGTGGGCACCCGGCAGCCGGGTACAGCCCAGGCCCAGGCTTTGGGGCTGGCCCAGCTGGCAGCTGCTGTCCCCACTTCCCGGGGGATGCCAGGCACAGTGCCGCCGGGCCAGGCCCACTTGGCCTCCTCGCCGCCTTCATCCCAGGCCCCGGGTGCGCTGCAGGAGTGCCCGCCCACGTTGGCCTCAGGGATGACCCTGGCCCCTGTGCAGGGGACGGCGCACGTGGTGAAGGGCGGGGCGACCACCTCCTCGCCCGTGGTGGCCCAGGTCCCTGCCGCCTTCTACATGCAGTCTGTCCACTTGCCG GGCAAACCCCAGACACTGGCTGTAAAGCGCAAGGCTGAGTCTGAGGAGGAGCGAGATGACGTCTCCACATTGAGTTCAATGATTCCCGTGAAGACATCTCCAGTGGTAGAGAGCCCGAAGGCCATGGAGGAGAAGGGCAGTCTTGGAG ATAAAGCTGAGCCAGTGACCAGCGCGAACGCTAACACCCTGAGCAGTGACATTGTAGCTTTGGCTCCCGCCCCATCAGCGCCCCCTCCTTCACTGGCCATGGTGTCCAGACAGATGGGTGACTCCAAGCCCCCCCAGGCCATTGTGAAGCCCCAGATCCTCACCCACATCATCGAAGGCTTTGTTATCCAGGAAGGAGCAGAGCCTTTCCCG GTGGGCTGTTCTCAGTTATTGAAAGAGtctgagaagcccctgcagaCTGGCCTCACCACAGGACTGAATGAGAATCAGTCGGGTGGTCCCTTGGGTGGGGACAGCCCATCTGCTG AGCTAGATAAGAAGGCGAACCTCCTGAAGTGTGAGTACTGTGGGAAGTACGCCCCTGCCGAGCAGTTCCGCGGCTCCAAGAGATTCTGCTCCATGACTTGCGCTAAGAG GTATAATGTGAGCTGTAGCCACCAATTCCggctgaagaggaaaaaaatgaaagaatttcagGAAGCCAACTACGCCCGCGTTCGCCGGCGCGGACCCCGTCGCGGCTCCTCGGACATCGCCCGTGCCAAGATCCAGGGCAAGCGCCACCGA GGTCAAGAGGACTCTAGCCGGGGTTCAGATAATTCCAGTTATGATGAGGCACTCTCTCCAACATCTCCTGGGCCTTTATCCGTGAGAGCAGGGCATGGAGAACGTGACCTGGGGAATCCCAACACAGCTCCGCCCACCCCAGAATTACATGGCATCAACCCTGTGTTCCTATCCAGTAATCCTAGCCGCTGGAGCGTAGAGGAGGTCTATGAGTTCATTGCTTCTCTACAAG GCTGTCAAGAGATTGCAGAGGAGTTTCGTTCCCAGGAGATTGATGGACAGGCCCTCTTATTACTTAAAGAGGAACATCTCATGAGTGCCATGAATATCAAGCTGGGTCCTGCCCTCAAGATCTGTGCTAAGATAAATGTCCTCAAGGAGACCTAA